Sequence from the uncultured Flavobacterium sp. genome:
CATCTCTTTATTGGTTTTAGCAAGGTTTGTATACTTCACAAAGTTATTTTTTAGGATTGCATCATAATTGATAACGTCTTCAAGCGTTAATGGAATATAATGATTCTTAACGTTTTCATCATAATAAAGCGTTGCAAATGCCCAAACAGCTCCACCTGATAAATAGATTTTTTCTTTCTTTAATAAAAGAGGATTTGCATCCAATAATTCCTTGATTTTCTTACGTAACACTGGGTTATAATCAAAAGATTTTTCCTGAAACGTTGACATATCATTCACTTGGTTTGGATTTACAACCGTCTTTTTAACAGCATCTGTAAGCGTCATTGTTCCAAAATCAAGCTCTAAAGGAATAAACTCTAATTTGTTGTCTTCAAGCTCATCAATATAGCCGCCTTTAGTAGTTTGAGCACCAATATCAAGCAATAAAGCGTTAGCATAATCAACTGGTGGAATTGCACCTTTAACTAACATTTTAGCTTCTTCGTTAACATTAATAATGTCAAAACTTTTAGAAGTTAGCGAACTAATTTTATTTTTTAAAACATCAATATTACGAGCAGACGAAAAAACAGGCGCAGCTACAATAAAGATATTTTCTTCGCGAAGTTTAAATTCCTCTTTGATTTTCTTCAATTGATCAACAATTATAATACTTACTTTGTTGATATCATCCTGAGGCAACTCGCCCGAAGCAGCAATATGATCTGCAAGACTAATTCTCTCATTTGCAAAATATAGAATTTCATAGTCGGCTTTCTTGATGTTATTTACTTCCAAGACAGAAACTTTAATTGCTCTACGTCCGATTTCGATTCCTGCATAAACATTTTTTTGAGAAAATGCATTGATGGAAAAGAATAAATTTAAAAGAATGAAAAATAGAATTTGGGATTTGTGTTTTTTAAGCATTGGATTTAATTGTAGTTAGGGGTATTATTTATTTTTTGAATAAAGACTTCAAATTAGTTGGTTGCGGTATTTATGTGAAAGTCATAATTTTAAATTGAAAATAACGGGTTTCCGTATAAAATTGCAAATTTATAAAAACATTTACTAACATAAACGCACATATTGAGAAAACATATATTAAATTATTGTGATGTTTTTTCTAAGTAAATGACAAGCA
This genomic interval carries:
- a CDS encoding exopolyphosphatase; its protein translation is MLKKHKSQILFFILLNLFFSINAFSQKNVYAGIEIGRRAIKVSVLEVNNIKKADYEILYFANERISLADHIAASGELPQDDINKVSIIIVDQLKKIKEEFKLREENIFIVAAPVFSSARNIDVLKNKISSLTSKSFDIINVNEEAKMLVKGAIPPVDYANALLLDIGAQTTKGGYIDELEDNKLEFIPLELDFGTMTLTDAVKKTVVNPNQVNDMSTFQEKSFDYNPVLRKKIKELLDANPLLLKKEKIYLSGGAVWAFATLYYDENVKNHYIPLTLEDVINYDAILKNNFVKYTNLAKTNKEMARVLSTYDQKYLISANNILQNFLESIPNLETKKVFFVKDGQVTWLMSYIADRSKKVNTNF